A region of Moorena producens PAL-8-15-08-1 DNA encodes the following proteins:
- a CDS encoding HIRAN domain-containing protein, translating to MSITYPKTLFLAWQDYHSRSWNPVGRLTFDGKNYEFVYIEGAKEAQEKFGFEPLMSFPEWNKTYRSTELFAFFANRVISRSRPDYRKHLDRLNLSAQSFDLMEFLGRSEGYRQTDNFKVFPYPHLDSDDKYHLFFLAHGLRHLPKCSMDRIDQLQVGDTLWLCHELQNPYDNEALALTTEDHYHLGYCPRYLSHDVFDLLRRDPSLVEVKVAKVNLQKTKNPKAPSL from the coding sequence ATGAGTATCACTTACCCAAAAACTTTATTTTTAGCTTGGCAAGATTATCACAGTCGATCGTGGAACCCGGTGGGTCGATTAACATTTGATGGAAAAAATTACGAGTTTGTTTATATAGAAGGTGCAAAGGAAGCGCAAGAAAAATTTGGGTTTGAGCCTCTAATGTCTTTCCCAGAGTGGAATAAGACCTATCGTTCGACGGAGTTGTTTGCGTTTTTTGCCAACCGAGTTATCTCACGCTCGCGTCCAGATTACCGAAAGCATCTAGACCGGCTCAACTTATCAGCCCAGAGTTTTGATTTGATGGAATTTTTAGGAAGGAGCGAAGGATATCGACAAACAGATAATTTTAAAGTTTTTCCTTATCCACACCTCGACAGTGACGACAAATACCACCTTTTCTTCCTAGCGCATGGTTTGCGTCACTTACCAAAGTGTTCTATGGATCGGATAGATCAGCTACAAGTTGGTGACACTTTGTGGCTATGTCACGAGCTTCAAAATCCTTATGACAATGAGGCTTTAGCGTTAACCACAGAAGATCATTATCACCTAGGGTATTGTCCCCGCTACTTGTCACACGATGTATTTGACCTTTTAAGGCGTGATCCAAGTTTAGTAGAAGTGAAAGTAGCAAAGGTAAATTTACAGAAAACCAAAAACCCGAAAGCCCCGTCTCTTTAG